One stretch of Prunus persica cultivar Lovell chromosome G1, Prunus_persica_NCBIv2, whole genome shotgun sequence DNA includes these proteins:
- the LOC18791995 gene encoding cytochrome b561 and DOMON domain-containing protein At5g47530: protein MAFYKCLFFASLIFSSVFVTMSQQACTPQAFNQKTFAACHNLPILNSTIHWNYYPSKGTVDVAFAQAVVSDSRWVAWAINPTSTGMVGSQAIVAFKRTDGAMSVYSSPIKSYGTRLEQGNLSFPLFDVSAVYENNQIVIFATVGLPNNASVVNHVWQQGTLSGNTPQMHSVSGPNVQSFGTLDFLSGKVETVRRGTSFVFRVKISHGIINTISWGILMPVGAIVARHFKAADPAWFHVHRACQMLGYFGGVAGFATGLWLGHKSSGVEYKGHRCIGITLFALATLQVLVALGLRPNKTDKKRVFWNWFHYLVGYGTIILGIVNILKGFDMLQPGKWWKFSYLITIGVLGCVAAVLEARAWFLVLIRKTDQAAEQNKDDTSVV, encoded by the coding sequence ATGGCTTTTTACAAGTGTCTGTTTTTCGCATCTCTCATATTTAGCTCAGTTTTCGTCACCATGTCACAACAAGCTTGCACGCCCCAAGCCTTCAACCAAAAGACCTTTGCTGCGTGCCATAATCTACCGATTTTGAACTCCACGATACACTGGAATTATTACCCCTCCAAAGGCACCGTCGACGTGGCGTTCGCACAAGCCGTGGTGAGCGACTCCAGATGGGTTGCATGGGCCATAAACCCAACCTCCACTGGCATGGTGGGCTCCCAAGCTATCGTGGCTTTCAAGAGAACAGACGGAGCTATGTCCGTTTACTCGTCCCCGATCAAGAGCTATGGAACTCGTTTGGAGCAAGGAAATCTCAGCTTCCCTCTGTTTGATGTCTCCGCCGTGTACGAGAACAACCAGATCGTCATCTTCGCCACCGTAGGCCTTCCCAACAACGCCAGTGTCGTCAACCATGTTTGGCAGCAAGGAACTTTGTCCGGAAACACACCGCAGATGCACTCCGTGTCCGGACCAAACGTTCAGTCCTTTGGAACTCTGGATTTTCTTTCCGGGAAAGTGGAAACAGTCAGGAGGGGAACGAGTTTTGTATTCAGAGTGAAGATTTCTCATGGAATTATTAATACCATCAGTTGGGGCATTCTGATGCCCGTTGGGGCTATTGTGGCGAGGCATTTCAAGGCTGCTGATCCAGCATGGTTTCATGTTCATAGGGCGTGTCAGATGCTGGGATATTTTGGTGGAGTTGCTGGGTTCGCAACCGGGCTTTGGCTCGGCCATAAATCTTCAGGGGTTGAATATAAAGGACACCGATGCATAGGCATCACtctttttgctcttgcaaCACTTCAGGTGTTGGTTGCTTTGGGTTTGAGGCCCAACAAGACAGACAAGAAGAGAGTTTTCTGGAACTGGTTTCACTACTTGGTCGGTTATGGAACAATCATTCTCGGCATTGTCAACATCCTAAAAGGATTTGATATGCTTCAGCCAGGAAAATGGTGGAAATTTTCATATCTTATCACCATCGGTGTTTTGGGTTGTGTTGCTGCAGTGTTAGAAGCACGCGCATGGTTTCTAGTTTTGATAAGGAAGACCGATCAAGCTGCAGAACAAAATAAGGATGACACGAGTGTAGTTTAA
- the LOC18788897 gene encoding AP-4 complex subunit mu isoform X1 codes for MISQFFVLSQRGDNIVFRDYRGEVPKGSAEIFFRKVKFWKEDGQEEAPPVFNVDGVNYFHVKVVGLLFVATTRANVSPSLVLELLQRIARVIKDYVGVLNEDSIRKNFVLVYELLDEVIDFGFVQTTSTELLKSYIFNEPIILDSARLSSIGPTGLFMQGTKRMPGTAVTKSVVASEPGGRKREEIFVDIIEKISVTFSSSGYILTSEIDGTIQMKSYLTGNPEIRLALNEDLSIGRGGGSAYDYRSSFGSGAVILDDCNFHESVRLDNFEVDKTLTLVPPDGEFPVMNYRMTQEFKPPFRINALIEEAGALKAEVILKIFAEFPSNITSNTIAVQMPLPKYTIRASFELEPGAVGQTTDFKEANKRLEWGLKKIVGGSEHTLRARLTFSPEAHGNITKESGPVSMTFTIPMYNSSRLQVKYLQIAKKSGTYNPYRWVRYVTLANSYVARI; via the exons ATGATCTCGCAGTTCTTCGTGCTCTCGCAGCGTGGCGATAACATCGTCTTCCGCGACT ATCGCGGTGAAGTACCAAAAGGAAGTGCGGAGATATTTTTCCGGAAggtgaagttttggaaagaAGATGGGCAAGAGGAAGCACCACCTGTCTTT AATGTGGATGGTGTCAACTACTTTCATGTGAAGGTTGTTGGACTATTATTTGTTGCAACCACAAGAGCTAATGTATCGCCATCTCTTGTCTTGGAACTTCTTCAAAGAATTGCCCGTGTCATCAAAGATTATGTTGGAGTTCTCAATGAAGATTCTATAAGGAAGAATTTTGTGCTTGTGTACGAGTTGCTTGATGAAGTCATA GATTTTGGCTTTGTGCAAACAACATCAACTGAACTGTTGAAGTCTTATATCTTTAATGAGCCAATTATTCTTGATTCTGCACGTTTATCATCTATTGGCCCTACTGGCCTTTTTATG CAAGGGACAAAGAGAATGCCTGGAACAGCTGTCACAAAATCAGTTGTTGCAAGTGAACCTGGCGGTAGGAAGAGGGAGGAAATTTTTGTGGATATAATCGAGAAGATCAGTGTTACTTTTAGCTCTAGT GGGTACATACTGACTTCTGAGATTGATGGCACCATTCAAATGAAGAGCTATCTCACTGGCAATCCAGAAATCCGATTAGCTCTTAATGAGGACCTCAGCATAGGAAGAGGTGGAGGATCGGCATATG ACTATAGGAGTTCCTTTGGCTCAGGAGCAGTGATACTTGATGATTGTAATTTTCATGAATCTGTGCGTCTTGATAATTTTGAAGTGGACAAAACTCTGACCCTG GTACCCCCTGATGGTGAATTTCCTGTCATGAACTACCGTATGACTCAGGAGTTCAAGCCTCCTTTTCGTATTAATGCTTTGATTGAAGAAGCAGGAGCGCTTAAG GCCGAAGTGATTCTGAAAATATTTGCTGAGTTCCCATCAAACATTACTTCAAACACAATTGCTGTACAAATGCCACTACCTAAATATACAATCAG AGCCAGTTTTGAGTTGGAACCAGGAGCAGTTGGGCAAACAACAGATTTCAAGGAAGCAAATAAGAGACTTGAATGGGGTTTAAAGAAG ATTGTTGGTGGATCTGAACATACACTGCGTGCCAGACTGACCTTTTCACCGGAAGCACATG GAAATATAACAAAAGAATCTGGTCCAGTTAGCATGACATTTACAATACCTATGTATAATTCTTCAAGACTTCAG GTAAAGTACTTGCAGATAGCGAAGAAATCTGGAACTTATAATCCATATCGGTGGGTAAGATATGTCACGCTCGCCAATTCATATGTTGCTCGTATATGA
- the LOC18788897 gene encoding AP-4 complex subunit mu isoform X2, which yields MISQFFVLSQRGDNIVFRDYRGEVPKGSAEIFFRKVKFWKEDGQEEAPPVFNVDGVNYFHVKVVGLLFVATTRANVSPSLVLELLQRIARVIKDYVGVLNEDSIRKNFVLVYELLDEVIDFGFVQTTSTELLKSYIFNEPIILDSARLSSIGPTGLFMQGTKRMPGTAVTKSVVASEPGGRKREEIFVDIIEKISVTFSSSGYILTSEIDGTIQMKSYLTGNPEIRLALNEDLSIGRGGGSAYDYRSSFGSGAVILDDCNFHESVRLDNFEVDKTLTLVPPDGEFPVMNYRMTQEFKPPFRINALIEEAGALKAEVILKIFAEFPSNITSNTIAVQMPLPKYTIRASFELEPGAVGQTTDFKEANKRLEWGLKKIVGGSEHTLRARLTFSPEAHGNITKESGPVSMTFTIPMYNSSRLQVGNDA from the exons ATGATCTCGCAGTTCTTCGTGCTCTCGCAGCGTGGCGATAACATCGTCTTCCGCGACT ATCGCGGTGAAGTACCAAAAGGAAGTGCGGAGATATTTTTCCGGAAggtgaagttttggaaagaAGATGGGCAAGAGGAAGCACCACCTGTCTTT AATGTGGATGGTGTCAACTACTTTCATGTGAAGGTTGTTGGACTATTATTTGTTGCAACCACAAGAGCTAATGTATCGCCATCTCTTGTCTTGGAACTTCTTCAAAGAATTGCCCGTGTCATCAAAGATTATGTTGGAGTTCTCAATGAAGATTCTATAAGGAAGAATTTTGTGCTTGTGTACGAGTTGCTTGATGAAGTCATA GATTTTGGCTTTGTGCAAACAACATCAACTGAACTGTTGAAGTCTTATATCTTTAATGAGCCAATTATTCTTGATTCTGCACGTTTATCATCTATTGGCCCTACTGGCCTTTTTATG CAAGGGACAAAGAGAATGCCTGGAACAGCTGTCACAAAATCAGTTGTTGCAAGTGAACCTGGCGGTAGGAAGAGGGAGGAAATTTTTGTGGATATAATCGAGAAGATCAGTGTTACTTTTAGCTCTAGT GGGTACATACTGACTTCTGAGATTGATGGCACCATTCAAATGAAGAGCTATCTCACTGGCAATCCAGAAATCCGATTAGCTCTTAATGAGGACCTCAGCATAGGAAGAGGTGGAGGATCGGCATATG ACTATAGGAGTTCCTTTGGCTCAGGAGCAGTGATACTTGATGATTGTAATTTTCATGAATCTGTGCGTCTTGATAATTTTGAAGTGGACAAAACTCTGACCCTG GTACCCCCTGATGGTGAATTTCCTGTCATGAACTACCGTATGACTCAGGAGTTCAAGCCTCCTTTTCGTATTAATGCTTTGATTGAAGAAGCAGGAGCGCTTAAG GCCGAAGTGATTCTGAAAATATTTGCTGAGTTCCCATCAAACATTACTTCAAACACAATTGCTGTACAAATGCCACTACCTAAATATACAATCAG AGCCAGTTTTGAGTTGGAACCAGGAGCAGTTGGGCAAACAACAGATTTCAAGGAAGCAAATAAGAGACTTGAATGGGGTTTAAAGAAG ATTGTTGGTGGATCTGAACATACACTGCGTGCCAGACTGACCTTTTCACCGGAAGCACATG GAAATATAACAAAAGAATCTGGTCCAGTTAGCATGACATTTACAATACCTATGTATAATTCTTCAAGACTTCAG GTTGGCAACGATGCCTGA
- the LOC18791205 gene encoding putative methyltransferase At1g22800: MRSLSSLCRSSWLSRTRREAPHSILFSKTLCTDNSDGVQSSRIKIFDRHFRRKQLDRAAWLMRSKDSFVDTVAENLLDRLEDCKKTFPTALCLGGSLEAVRRLLRGRGAIERLIMMSTSHDMVKLCRDAEHGIQSENIETSFMVGDEEFLPVKESSLDLVISCLGLHWTNDLPGAMIQSRLALKPDGLFLAAILGGETLKELRIACTVAQMEREGGISPRISPLAQVRDAGNLLTRAGFSLPGVDVDEFVVRYPSALDLVEHLRAMGETNALLQRNTILKRETALATAAIYDSMFAAEDGTIPATFQVIYMTGWRDHPSQQRAKRRGSATVSFQDIHKQFGSES; this comes from the exons ATGAGAAGCTTGTCTTCTCTCTGCCGGAGTAGCTGGTTATCGAGGACAAGAAGAGAAGCTCCACACTCAATCTTATTCTCAAAAACTCTCTGTACTGACAACAGTGATGGGGTTCAAAGCTCAAGGATCAAGATCTTCGATCGCCATTTCAGACGCAAACAG CTTGATCGAGCTGCTTGGTTGATGCGTTCGAAGGATTCTTTTGTTGATACTGTTGCTGAGAATCTATTAGATCGTTTGGAG GATTGCAAGAAAACATTTCCGACAGCATTATGTTTGGGAGGTTCGTTGGAAGCTGTCAGGCGTTTGTTACGTGGTCGTG gtGCCATCGAAAGGCTCATTATGATGTCTACATCACATGATATGGTAAAACTATGTAGAGATGCTGAGCATGGCATACAGAGTGAAAACATTGAAACATCGTTTATGGTTGGTGACGAAGAGTTTTTACCTGTCAAAGAAAG TTCTCTAGATCTGGTAATAAGTTGCTTGGGCCTTCACTGGACAAATGATCTTCCAGGAGCCATGATACAG AGCAGATTGGCATTGAAGCCAGATGGCCTATTTTTAGCTGCAATTCTTGGTGGAGAAACCTTAAA AGAGCTGAGAATAGCATGCACAGTGGCACAAATGGAACGTGAAGGAGGCATCAGTCCACGAATATCACCTTTGGCACAA GTGCGGGATGCGGGCAATCTTTTGACCAGGGCAGGTTTTTCCCTTCCAGGTGTTGATGTTGACGAATTTGTAGTCAGATATCCAAGTG CCCTGGATCTCGTAGAACATCTGCGTGCCATGGGTGAAACCAATGCCCTTTTACAAAGGAACACT ATTCTAAAGAGGGAAACTGCTCTGGCCACAGCTGCAATTTATGATTCAATGTTTGCAGCAGAAGATGGCACCATCCCTGCAACCTTCCAG GTTATTTATATGACAGGGTGGAGGGACCATCCATCTCAGCAGAGGGCAAAAAGGAGGGGCTCTGCAACTGTGTCCTTTCAGGACATCCATAAGCAATTTGGAAGTGAAAGTTGA